In Streptomyces sclerotialus, the DNA window AGTACACCGACACCGAGACCCCCGGCGTCTACTCCTGCCGGGCGTGCGGCGCCGAACTGTTCCGCTCGGACACGAAGTTCGCCAGCCACTGCGGCTGGCCGTCCTTCTACGACCCGAAGGACTCCGACGCCGTCGAGCTGATCGAGGACCGCTCCCACGGCATGGTCCGCACCGAGGTCCGCTGCTCCCGCTGCGGCTCCCACCTCGGCCACGTCTTCGAGGGCGAGGGCTACCCCACCCCCACGGACCAGCGCTACTGCATCAACTCGATCTCCCTGCGGCTGGCTCCGGACGAGGGCTGACCCCGGGACGGGGCCGGTGACACCAGGTATCCGGTGACACCCGGCACCGGTGACACGAGGTCTCAGTCCACCGTGCGCCTGAGCACCTTCCCCAGGTCGTACCGGACCGGCTCCTCCAGCTGGGCGTAGGTGCAGCTTTCCGGGGTGCGGTCCGGGCGCCAGCGGCGGAACTGGGCGGTGTGGCGGAAGCGCTGCCCGTTCTCCATGTGGTCGTACGCCACCTCCAGGACCCGCTCCGGGCGCAGCGGCACCCACGACAGGTCCTTCTTGCCGCTCCAGCGGCTGGGCGCGCCGGGCATCCGGGCCGACTCGTGCGCCTCCTCGTCCGCCCAGTCGGCCCAGGGGTGGCCCGCCGCCGACTCCATGCGCAGCGGCGCCAGCTCCGCCACCAGTTCCGCACGGCGCTTCGTGGAGAACGCGGCGCACACCCCGACGTGTTGCAGCGCGCCGGCCGCGTCGTACAGGCCCAGCAGCAGTGAGCCGACCACCGGGCCGCTCTTGTGGTACCGGAAGCCGGCCAGCACGCAGTCGGCCGTGCGCTCGTGCTTGATCTTGACCATGACCCGTTCGCCGGGCCGGTACGGCATGTCCAGCGGCTTGGCGAGCACGCCGTCCAGGCCGGCGCCCTCGTACTGCGTGAACCACTCAGCGGCGACGTCGCGGTCCGTGGTGGCGGGTGCGAGGTGCACGGGGGCCTCGGCGCCCCGCAGCGCTTCGGTCAGCCGGGCCCGCCGCTCCTTCTGGGGCGCGCGGAGCAGGTCCTCGTCGTCCAGCGCCAGCAGGTCGAACGCGACGAAGCCGGCCGGGGTGCGCTCGGCGAGCAGGTCGACCCGGGACTTGGCGGGGTGGATGCGCTCGGTGAGCGCGTCGAAGTCCAGCCGGTCGCCGCGTGCGATCACGATCTCGCCGTCGAGTACGCAGCGCGCGGGCAGGTTGGCGCGCAGCGCCTCGACCAGCTCGGGGAAGTAGCGGGTGAGGGTCTTGCCGGTACGGCTGCCGAGCTCGACCTCGTCGCCGTCCCGGTAGGCGATCGCCCGGAAGCCGTCCCATTTGGCCTCGTACTGCATGCCGGGCGGGATCTTCGCCGCCGGCTTCGCCAGCATCGGCTTCACGGGTGGCATCACCGGGAGATCCATGCCTCGATTGTGCGCGTACGTCCCTTACGTCGCCCGACGAGCGCGCCCGGCCGCGCGCCCTTACCGTGGCGCCCATGGGCGGTACGAAAGGTGCCGGACCGGCGAGCGGTGCTGAAGGTGCCGGATCGGCCCGTGGTGCCAAAGGTGCGGGCGGCGCGGCGGTGGAGATCGAGGCCGGCGGCCGTACCGTACGGCTGTCGCACCCGGACAAGGTCTACTTCCCGGAGCGCGGCTTCACCAAGCTCGACGTGGCGCGGTACTACCTCGCCGTCGGCGACGGCATCGCCCGTGCGCTGCACGACCGGCCGACGACCCTGGAGCGGTACCCGGACGGCGTCACCGGCGAGTCGTTCTTCCAGAAGCGCGCCCCGAAGAACAAGCCCGACTGGCTCCCGACAGCGCACATCACCTTCCCCAGCGGCCGGTCCGCCGACGAGATCTGTCCCACCGGGATCGCCGCCGTGATCTGGGCGGCGAACCTGGGCTGCCTCACCTTCCACCCGTGGCCGGTCCGCCGTGACCGGCCCGACCACCCCGACGAGCTGCGCATCGACCTCGACCCGCAGCCGGGCACCGACTACGAGGACGCCGTACGGGCGGCCCGGGAGCTGCACGGGCTCCTGGACGAGCTGGGGCTGCGCGGCTGGCCGAAGACCTCCGGCGGCCGCGGCCTGCACGTCTACGTGCCGATCGAGCCGCGCTGGACGTTCACCGAGGTACGGCGCGCCGCCATCGCCATCGGCCGCGAGCTGGCCCGCCGGATGCCGGACGAGGTGACCACGGCGTGGTGGAAGGAGGAGCGCGGCGCCCGCATCTTCGTCGACTACAACCAGATGGCGCGGGACCGCACCATCGCCTCCGCCTACTCGGTACGCCCGCGGCCGCAGGCCACCGTGTCCGCGCCGCTGCGCTGGGACGAACTGGACGACGCCCGGCCGGCCGACTTCGACCTCGCGACCATGCCGGCCCGGTACGCGGAACGGGGCGACGTGCACGCCGACATGGCCGATCACGCCTTCGGGCTCGAACGGGTCTTCGCACTCGCTGAGCGCGACACCGAACTCGGCGACCTGCCCTACCCGCCCGACCACCCGAAGGCGCCCGGCGAGCCCACCCGCGTCCAGCCGAGCCGCGCACGGCACTGAGGAGCGCGCTGAGGAGCGTGTGCCGGCCGGTGTTCCCGCGTCACACCCGACCGCCGCGCCGGATGCGGGTCGCCAGCCACAGGTCGAAGCGGTCGTCGGCGTCGTCGAGGCGGCGGCCGGTGAGGGCCATGGCCTTGTCGAGGCGGTTGCGGACGGTGTGCCGGTGGACGCCGAGGCGGCGGCTGGTGGTGTCCCAGGAGCCGCCGGACTCCAGCCAGGCGGCCAGCGTCGAGATCAGTTCCTCGCCGCTGTCCGCGAGGTCGAGGGGGCCGAGGACGGTGTCCGCGTAGCCGAGGAGGGTGCGCCGGTCGCCGAGCTCCAGGAGCAGCCGGCTGGCCTGACTCTCGCGGGCCTCGACCGGCTCGCCGGCGGCCCGGCTCAGGCCCAGCAGTCCGGTGGCCTGCCGCAGGGACGTCCGTACCGCCTCCGGGGCTGCCAGGGGGCCGAGGCCGGCCGGGCAGCCGGGTGCGAAGCGGCCGAGGACGTCGCGTACGTCCAGCTCCTCGCCGACCACGGCCTCGACCAGACCGCCGCCCTCGGTGACCCGTACGAGTCCGCCCGGTACGGCCAGGGCGAGGTCGGCGGCCGCTTCCTGGGCGGTCTCCCGGGGCGCTTCGACCACGACGCCACGGACGCGGTCGGCGGCCAGGCCCACCGAGGCGAGGATGTCCCGCGCGCGGCCCGCCGCCCGTTCCTGGCCGGCCTCCGGCTCGGCGAGCAGCTCGGCGAGCAGGGCGGAGCGCCGGCGCCGTTCCGGCTCGTCCATGAGGTGGCGCCGTTCGAGCTCCAGGGAGAGCAGGGAGATCAGGCCGGGCACGACGGCGCGGGCCGAGGCGTCGGGGCCGCCGCTCAGGAGGAGCAGCCCGCGCAGCCTACGGGCGCCGAGCGGCTGCACTTCCAGTTGCCGTCCGCCGGCCGTACTGGCGGCGCTGCCGCGCAGCCCCCGGGAGGCCACCCGGTCGATGAGGTCACGGGCGTCGTCCAGCAGGGGCTCGGCGTCCGGTCCGCCCGAGGCGAGGAGCCGGCCCAGGGGGTCCAGGACGGCGGCGCCGACCCCGGTGGCGGCCGTCCACTCCGCCAGCATCGGGCGCAGCCCGTTGTCCGTTGCCGCGGCGGTCAGCCGGCGCTGGGTGGCGAAGGCCCGCTGGAGCACCTGCCGCTCCTCATGGGCGCGCGCCTCGAAGACCGCCTTCGTGACGGCGATGAACGGCACCTCGTCCGGGACGGTGAGCAGCGGCAGCCCGGCCTCCTGCGCCGCGTCCACGAGGGGCTGCGGCGCCGCCTGGTACGGGAGCCCGTGCCCGAGACCGAGCGCGAGGGCCGCGGCGCCGCCGGCCGCCACGTCGGCGACGTACGCCCGGCAGTCCGCCGGTTCCATCGGGAGCAGCAGTCCGATGGTCATCAGCAGCTCGCCGCCCTGCAGCCACTCTCCGGGATGCAGCAGGTCGGAGACGGTGGCGGCCTCGATCGTGCGGTCCAGCAGCCCGGGCGCCGGGTCGCCGGTGACCGAGAGGTTCAGGTCGGCACGGGCGAGGAGGTCGGTGAGGTACAGCGGCATAGACATAGTGTCCACCACATAACTATCGGATGGACGATCGGGCGATCGAAGCGGCTCCGAACGGGCCCGTAGGTTCACACCACCGCGCTCAGCCGCAGGCCGCACCACCCCCGCCGGCCACCCACCGCCCCCAGTACGGCCTCCGAGCCGATCACCGCACCACCCGAGGAGGACCCATGGCCGCCCCCAGGGTCATCGAACAACGATCGATCGACTACGTGCCCGTGCGCGAGCGCCACGGCAAGGTCTGGCACCAGGGGCCGTTCTGGTTCACCGGGAACTTCGTGCTCACCACGATGGTCACCGGCTTCCTCGGCCCCGAACTGGGCCTGGGCCTGGGTATGTCCGTGCTGGCCGTCGTCCTCGGCGCCTGCTTCGGCACCTTCTTCATGGCATTCCACGCCAACCAGGGCCCCCGGATGGGCCTGCCGCAGATGATCCAGTCGCGGGCCCAGTTCGGCACCCGCGGCGCCATCGTGCCGTTCGCCGCCGTCGTCTTCGTGTACGTCGGCTTCAACGTCTTCAACGTGGTGCTGGCCACAGAGGGGCTGCAGACGGTCCTGCCCGGTGGCACCACCCTCTGGTACGCCCTGATCATCGCCGTCGCGATCGTCCTCGCGGTCGTCGGCCACGACCTGCTGCACCTCGTCCAGCGCTGGCTGACGTACGTACTGATCGCCGTCTTCGGCGTCCTCACCGTCGGAGCGATCGTCCAGCTCGACCCGGGTACCGCGCACGCCGCGGCCTCCGGAGGCGGCTCGACCTGGACCTCCTTCCTGGTCGTCTTCTCCGCCGCGGCCGGCTACCAGATCAGCTACGCGATCTACGTCTCCGACTACTCCCGCTACCTGCCGCGCGACGTCTCGGCCCGCAAGGTCATCTGGTGGACCTACGCCGGCGCGGCCGGCTCCGCCGTCTGGCTGATGTCGCTCGGCGCGCTGCTGTCCTCCGCGCTGCCCGAGCCGGGCGCGATCACCGGTATCCGCCAGGTCGGCAACGCCGTCCTGCCCGGCTTCGGCACCTTCGCCGTGGTGGTCTCCTCCGTCGCCCTGATCGGCATCACAGCCGTCAACGCGTACGGCGCGATGCTCACCACCACCAGCGCCGTGGACGCCTTCCGTACGGTCAAGCCGACCGTCCGGCTGCGGGTCGCCGGTATCACGGCGGTGGGCGTCGTGATCTTCACCGTCGCCATGCTGCTCCCGGAGAACTACCTGGAGAGCTTCAACACCTTCGTGCTGATGATGCTGTACTTCCTGGTGCCGTGGACCGCGGTCAACCTGGTGGACTTCTACTGCGTGCGGCGCGGCCACTACGCGGTCACCGCGATCTTCGACTCCCAGGGCGGCATCTACGGCCGCTGGTCCTGGCGCGGCATCGTCTCCTACGCCGTCGGCTTCGTCACGATGATCCCGTTCTTCGCCACGCACGCCTACGAAGGCCCGGCCGCCAAGGCGCTGGGCGGCGCCGACCTGTCCTTCGTACCCGGGCTGATCATCGGCGGCGGCCTGTACTACCTGCTCAACCGCAGCCTCGACCTGACCGCTGAGCAGGTCGCGGTCGAGGCGAGCGAGCGCGAGCTGGACGGCGAGCCGGAGGACCGCGAGTCGGCCGTCGCGCAGGGGGCCGTCAGCTCCTGAGCACCGCCACCGCGGCGGGCTCCAGCCGCAGCAGGCCGTCCGCGCCCCGTTCCGGGGGCGCAGGGCGGCCTGTGAGCGTCTGTACGCCCTCGCACGGCAGCGGGACCGCCGCGGTACGGGAAGGGTGCAGATTCACCGCGAGGTGCACGCTCCCGGGGCCTCGGGGCGTCAGCCGGTCCAGCCGCAGCCACCGGTCCTCCTCGTCGTACGCCACGCGCGTACGGGTCAGGTCCGGGTCCGTGAGGGCCGGGAGGTCGCGGCGGAGTGCGAGAAGCGTGCGGTACCAGTCGAGCAGCGCGCTGTGCGGCGCCCGCTCCGGTTCGCTCCAGTCCAGGCAGGACCGCTCCCGGGTGGCCGGGTCCTGCGGGTCGGGGATGTCCTCGGCCTGCCAGCCGTGCGCGGCGAACTCCCGGCGCCGCCCGTTGCGTACCGCCGCCGCCAGCTCCGGGTCGGTGTGGTCGGTGAAGAACTGCCAGGGCGTGCCCGCGCCCCACTCCTCCCCCATGAAGAGCATCGGCGTGTACGGGGCGCACAGCACGAGGGCCGCGGCGCACGCCTGGAGGGCGGGCGAGAGCTGCTCCGAGAGGCGGTCGCCGAGCGCGCGGTTACCGATCTGGTCGTGCGTCTGCGTGTAGCCGAGCAATCGGTGTGCGGGGGTGGCGCGTATGTCGAGCGGCGCGCCGTGCCTGCGCTCCCGGAAGCTGGAGTACGTATCGGCGTGGAAGAAGCCACTGGTCAGAGTGGTCGCCAGGGCCGCCATCGGGGCGCGCGCGAAGTCGGCGTAGTAGCCCTGGGACTCTCCCGTGAGCGCGGCGTGCAGGGCGTGGTGGAAGTCGTCGTTCCACTGGGCGTGCAGGCCGTGGCCCCCATACGGACGGGGCGCCGTGGTGCGCGGGTCGTTGAGGTCGGACTCGGCGATCAGGAACAGCGGCCGGCGCAGCTGCGTGCCGAGCGCGTCCACCGCCTCCGACAGCTCGGCGAGGAAGTGCCGCGCCCGGGTGTCGTGCAGCGCGTGCACGGCATCCAGGCGCAGCCCGTCGATGCGGTAGTCACGCAGCCAGGACAGGGCGCTGCCCAGGAAGTAGGCGCGCACCTCGTCGGAACCGGGGGCGTCGAGGTTGACGGCGGCGCCCCAGGGGGTGTGGTGGGTGTCGGTGAAGTACGGCCCGAAGGCGGGCAGATGGTTGCCGTACGGGCCGAGGTGGTTGTGCACGACGTCCAGGACGACGCCGAGCCCGTGGGCGTGCGCGGCGTCCACGAAGCGCTTCAGTCCGTCCGGGCCGCCGTACGGCTCGTGCACCGCCCAGGGCGCGATGCCTTCGTACCCCCACCCGTGGGTACCGGGGAACGGGCAGACCGGCATCAGTTCGAGGTGCGTGACGCCGAGGTCCTTCAGGTGCGGCAGCCGTTCGACCGCCGTGTCGAACGTGCCGCCGGGCGTGAACGTCCCGATGTGCAGCTCGTAGAGGACCGCGCCGGGCAGCCCGCGGCCCTGCCAGTCGTGCCGCCAGGCATACCGGGCGTGGTCCACGACAGCGGCGGGGCCGCCGGGGCCGTCCGGCAGCCGGGCGGCGCGCGGGTCGGGCAGCGGCCCGCCGCCGTCCAGCCGGAAGGCGTACCGGTCCCCGTGGCGGGCCGGTGCGTCCCCCTGCCACCAGCCCGTACGGGAGGGGCAGCGGGTCAGGGGGACGGTTACGGGGGCCGTGTGCCCACCCCCGTCGCCGCCCGTCCACTCCAGCTCGACCCGCCCGGCGTCCGGCGCCCACACCTCGAAGAGCACGACGGCCTCTCCCTCCTCGCCACGGCACGGCGGCACGCCCCCGGGACACCGATGCGTCCGCACGCCTACCTGTCGAAGAAAGCACGCTCCTGGGTGACGGGATACCCCGCCTTGGCGAATGCCGCCGCCATTGGGGTGTTGTGCTGGTCCGTGTCGGCGACGATCCGGTCCACGCCGAGCGAGGCCAGCTGGCGTGTGCAGTCGGCCAGCAGGTCGTAGGCGTAACCGTGGCCGCGTTGGCCGGGAACCACCCCGATGAAGCCCACGACGGGCGAGGTGTGGTTGCGCGCGGGGACGTGCAGGCCGACGAGCTCGCCCCCGGGCGTGTACGCCAGCCGCCACCACTCGCGCGGCGACGGGCACCAGTGGAAGAGCTCCAGCTCCTCGCGGGCGGCCTGCTCGATGCCGCCCTCGGCGATCGCCCGACGGGCGTGCGCGTCCAGTGAGCCCCGCTCCACCTCGCGGAGCACGTCCAGGATCACGTCGTCGTCCGGCTCCGGCCGGAAGACCAGCCGTCCCGGGGCCGCCGGCACGCCGCACCGCGGTGTCCAGGTGTACCGGAAGCGCTCGACCATCGGGCGCAGCCCGGCTGCCCGTACGGCGGCGGTGCGGGCTTCGGCGGCTGCCCGTACGGCGGGCTGCTCGCGCCACCCGGGTGGCAGCATCAGCGCGTACTCGGCCGACAGCGGCGCGGTACGCAGGATCTCCGTCGCGGCGGCCGCCTCGCCGGGCGCGAAGTCCAGCCGGTCCAGGGCGAGCGGGCGGATGTCGTCGGGGCCGGCCCACCACGCGGCGCGCGCCACGACGACGCCGTCGCGCAGCGCGACCCACGTCCAGTCGGGGCGGTACTCGCCGCCGGCCGCGCGCGTGGCGTAGGGACGGCCGAAGAGGTCGTGGCCCAGCAGCGGCGCTGTGGGGTCGTGCAGCGTGTGGAAGAGATGCGCGTCGCCTTCGGTGAGCGCGCGGATGACCAGGTCGGTCATGGGAGTCGGGTCCTCTCGGGAGGCACGCTCCCGACGGCCCGTCAGCGTATGGAGCGGGCGGCGCGGGAGCGCGCGAACAGGTCGATAGCCGTGCCGTACATGCCGTTCCGCCTCCTTCCGCTCGTGCTTCCGTGCTGTGCCGTGGACACTAACCGTTCCCCTGTGCGGAGCGCCAGGGAATTTCTTCGGAACTGATCGGGTCCGGATGCCGTCCTCCGAGGTGGAGGCCGGGTGTCGGACGGGCCTCGTCTGGACAGGAACACGGGCCGGGCCGGAGAATCATGAACATGTCATCGCTCGAATTCCCGGCAGTGCCGGCCCGGTTGTCGGATGCCGAGCGGGACCGCGCGCTGGAACTGCTGCGCGAGGGCGCGGCCGACGGACGGCTGTCCCAGGACACCTTCCTGCGCCGCCTGGAACTGGTGCTCAGCGCCCGCCACCGCAGCGAACTGGAGCGGGCGACCGGTGACTTGGCCACCCGCGGCCGCTTCGAGGCCGCCGTGCTGCGCGCGGTGGGCAAGGCGTCCGCCTTCCACCTCACGCTCCGCAGAGCCTGGCGCACGGAGCGCCTCCCCAAGCTCCTGCTGCCCGCCCCCGGGCCGTACCCCCTCCTGATCGGCCGCGCCCCGGGCGCGGGGCTGCGCCTGAACCACGACACGGTCTCCCGCTCGCACGCACAGCTCCGCGCCGCGGGGGACACCTGGCTGCTGCGCGACCTCGGCTCCATGAACGGCACCTACGTCAACGGCCGCCGCGTCCTCGGAGAGGTCGTCGTGCAGCCCGGCGACCACGTCACCTTCGGCAGCATGGCCTACGTGCTCACGGGGCCCTGAGCACGAGGAGCGCGACCGGCAGCCGGTCCAGGAGGGCGGCCAGCGGCACGGACGGGCCCTCGAAGTCCCGGCCCGTGAGCAGGTCGTGCCAGACCCCGGATGGCGCGTCCGGCAGCCGCAGGGCGGCCGCGTGCCAGCCGCCGGACTCCGCGAGACGCAGCGACAGCCGGGTGGCGACGGTCACCGCACGGTCGGCGCGGGCGAACGCCACGCAGTGGCCGTGCGGGTCTCCGGTGCTGCGCAGCGGCCGGTACGTGCCCTGCGGGCCGTACCACTCCGGATGCGCCCGGCGCAGCCGCAGCGCGGCGGCGGTCAGCCGCAGCTTCTCGGCGGAGAGGTCCGGGTACCCGTGCGGGTCACCGGCCGCGGCCCCGCCGCCGTCCACGTCGGCCAGGAACTCCGGGGAGAAGCGCGCCGGCGCCCGGTTGTCGGGGTCGACCAGCGCCGTGAACTCGCGCTCCGTGCCCTGGTAGAGGTCCGGCACGCCGGGCATCGTGAGGTGCAGCAGCGCCGCGCCGAGCACGTTGGCGCGTACGAAGGGGGCCAGCTCGTCGGCGAACGCGGCCAGTTCCGCCGCGGCACCGGGACTGCACGGCCCCGCCTCCAGGAAGTCCGTGACCGACTCCTCGTAGGCGGAGTCCTGCTCGGTCCAGGTGGTGTGCAGCCCGGCCTCCCGCACGGCCTTCAGGACGGCGGGCGCGAGCCGTCCGAAGGAGATGCCGTCGTGCCCGCACGACGAGGGGACGCCGGTGTCCGGCCCCGGAGAGGCCGCCGCGCCGGTGTCCGCCGCGGTCTCCGGGCGCGCCAGCCCGAAGGCCGTCTGCCAGGCCGTCCACGCCATCTGGGGGTCGGGCTCCGGGCTCTCCAGGGCGAGGGCCGTGCGGGTGTTCAGGCGGGACAGGACCTCACGCCAGCCTTCGGGGCACTCGCTCAGCGCCGCGATGCGGGCCCGGACGTCCGCGCTGCGCTTGGTGTCATGGGTGGACAGGACCGTCCCGGACGCCGGCCAGGCCTCCTGCAGGCGGGAGCAGAAGGCGTGGAACGCGTCCACGGTGACCGCCGGGCAGCCGGGATCGCCGCCGACCTCGCAGGCCGAGAGCAGCGGCGTGTACCGGTAGAAGGCGCGGTCCTCGACCGACTTGGCGTGCAGTGCCGAGGCGGTCTGCGCGAAGCGGGCGGCGAAGTCGGCGTGGTCCGCCGCCTCGTCGCCCTCGGAGCCGTCGCCCGGACGGCCCAGCGCGAGATCGCGTACCAGCGCGACGGAGCGGGCCTCCTCGGGTACCTCGAAGGACGCGGCGGCGCCCTCCGCCGCCGCGTCCAGCATCTCGGCGTCCCGCTCGGCGCACCACGGGTCCTGTGCGTACGGGCGGTACACGGGCAGCCGGACGAGCAGTTCGTGCAGCGCCTGGCGCAGGGCCCAGGGGGCGTGGTCGCCGTGGTGCGGCGCGCGCTCGCTGATGCGCGCGGCCGTACGCACCAAGCGGTCGATCTCGGCGGACAGTTCGTGGGTGACGACTTCGTAGGCGGCCTGCCGTACCGTTTCCTCCCAGTCGCCGCCCCGGTCCGCCAGGGGGGCCACGGTGTCGCGGTAGACCCCGTAGAGCAGGTCGGCGCCCTCCGGGCACACGAAGAGCCCGTCGATGTGGCGCAGCGCGTCGTAGCCCGTGGTGCCCGCGCACGCCCAGCTCCGCGGCAGCCGTTCGTCGCCGGTGAGGATCTTCTCCACGACCGTCCAGCGGCCGCCCGTGGCCTGCCGCAGCCGCGCCAGGTAGCCCGCGGGGTCCGCGAGCCCGTCCGGATGGTCGATGCGCAGCCCGTCGATCACGCCGTCCTCGACGAGCCGCAGCACCGTCGCGTGCGTCGCCCGGAAGACCTCTGGGTCCTCGACGCGGACCGCGATCAGCTCGGAGATGGTGAAGAAGCGCCGGTAGTTCAGCTCCGTGCGGGCCAGCCGCCACCAGGAGAGCCGGTACCACTGCGCATCGAGGAGCTGCGGGAGCGGCAGCCGCTCCGTACCGGGGCGGATGGGGAAGGCGTGTTCGTGGTAGCGCAGCACGTCCCCCTGGATGCGCATCCGGGGCAGCTCGTCGGCCAGCCGGCCGCCCAGTACGGGCATCAGCAGCCGCCCGCCGTGCCCGCCCTCCCAGTCGATGTCGAACCAGCGGGCGTACGGCGAGGCGGGACCGTCCCGCAGAACGGACCACAGCGGCCCGTTCAAGGAGACGGGGGCGGGCCGGGCCATGTGATTGGGCACCAGGTCCACCACGAGCCGCAGGCCGTGCGCGGCGGCGACCCGCGCCAGCGCGCGCAGCCCCTCCTCGCCGCCCAGTTCGGCGCGCACCACGGAGTGGTCCACCACGTCGTACCCATGCGCGGAACCGGGGACGGCGCCGAGCACGGGGGAGAGGTGCAGGTGCGAGACGCCCAGGTCGGCCAGGTACGGCACGGCCTTCTCGGCCGCGGCGAACGGGAAGCCGGGCTGGAGCTGCAACCGGTAGGTGGCGGTGGGCGGCGCGCTGAATTCGGGCGTCATGGGGACACACGTACCCGCGCGGTGCCTTGTTGCTTCATCCGATCGGGCGGGGTGTGCCCCGATTTTCGTTCGTACGTCCTGCCCATACTGGCCGGGGCGGCCGTGCCGATAGCGTCGGGCGATGACCGCTGTACTGGCCACCTACCGCACCGTGCTCGCGACGAGCGGCCCGGTGCTGCCCGCCGTCTCCTTCCTCGGCCGGCTGCCCACTGCCATGTGCCAGCTCGGCAGCGTCCTGCTGGTCGCCGAGACCAGCGGCAGCCTGGCGACGGCGGGCGTGGCGGGCGGCGCGCTGGCCGCCGGGCAGACCGTGGCCGGGCCGCTCATCGGCAGGCTCGCCGACCGGCGCGGCCAGCGTCCGGTGGTCCTGGCCGCCTGCTGGGCCAACGCCCTCGCCGTCACCGCCCTCGTACTCGCCGCGCTGTCCCACGTGGCCACGCTGCCGCTGGCCCTCCTGGCGCTGCTCGCCGGGCTCACCGTCCCCCAGGTGGGGCCGCTGGCCAGGACCCGGCTGGTCGCCCTGGTGCGGCGGGCCGGAGCGGACGAGCGCACGGTGAACGCCGCGCTCTCCTGGGAGGGCACCCTCGACGAGGTCTCCTTCGTGCTGGGTCCGGCGCTGGTGGGCGTGGCCGCGGCGGCCGCCCGTCCGGCCGCCGCGCTGGGACTGGCGGCGCTGCTCCTGGCCACGTGCGGTACGGCGTTCGCGCTGCACCCGACCTCGGGTGTGACGGCTCCGGGGACGCGGGAGGCGGACGCGTCCCCCGCGCGCGGGCACACCGCACGAGGTCCCTGGCGGCGGCGGTGCGCCGAGGCGCGAGAACGCCGCAGGGCGGCCCGGCGCGGCCGCCCCGGCATTCCGGGAGCCGTACACGCCCTGCGCGTCTCCATGGCCCTTCAGGGCGCCATGTTCGGCGCCTCGCAGGCCGGCATCACCGCACTGACCGAACGGCTCGGCGCCCCCGGCCACGCGGGCCTGGTCTACGCGGCGATGGGCGTGATGAGCGCCGTGGCCGGACTGTCGCTCGCCCTCGTACCGGCCCGGATCGGCCTGCCGACCCGCTGGCGGGCCGCCGCGGCGGGCCTGACCGTGCTCTCCGTACCGCTGCTGTTCGTCGGCTCCCTGGGGACGCTGTACGCGGTGGTCGTGGTCCTCGGCGCGGCCTTCGCGCCGCACCTCATCACGATCTTCGCGCTCACCGAACGGCTGGTGCCCGCCCGCCGGATGGCCGAATCGATGGCCTTCCTGACCAGCTCGGTCGTCGGCGGGCAGGCGCTCGCGCTGGCCCTCTCGGGGCGGCTGGCCGAGTCGTACGGCCCGGCCGCCGCCTTCGCCGTCGCGGTCGCCGCCGCCGTCCTCGTGCTGTGCCTGGCGCTGACCGTCCGCCTCCGTACCCGGCCGGGCGCCCCGGCGTACGCGGGAGCCCGGCCGGGCGGCGGCACGGACACGGCCTCCGGAGGCCAGGACGCGGCTCCGGCCGGCCAGGAAGTCAGGCCGGCCGCTGGAGCACCATCAGACTCCGCCCCACCAGGGTGAGCGTGTCGCCGGCGCGCACCTTGGGGCCGCCCTCGGCGACCGCCTTCGGGTCCGCGGTGTCGACCACGGCCTGCCACTGCCGCCC includes these proteins:
- the msrB gene encoding peptide-methionine (R)-S-oxide reductase MsrB: MAYEIDKPDEQWRAELTPAEYHVLREAGTEPAFVGEYTDTETPGVYSCRACGAELFRSDTKFASHCGWPSFYDPKDSDAVELIEDRSHGMVRTEVRCSRCGSHLGHVFEGEGYPTPTDQRYCINSISLRLAPDEG
- a CDS encoding ATP-dependent DNA ligase, translated to MDLPVMPPVKPMLAKPAAKIPPGMQYEAKWDGFRAIAYRDGDEVELGSRTGKTLTRYFPELVEALRANLPARCVLDGEIVIARGDRLDFDALTERIHPAKSRVDLLAERTPAGFVAFDLLALDDEDLLRAPQKERRARLTEALRGAEAPVHLAPATTDRDVAAEWFTQYEGAGLDGVLAKPLDMPYRPGERVMVKIKHERTADCVLAGFRYHKSGPVVGSLLLGLYDAAGALQHVGVCAAFSTKRRAELVAELAPLRMESAAGHPWADWADEEAHESARMPGAPSRWSGKKDLSWVPLRPERVLEVAYDHMENGQRFRHTAQFRRWRPDRTPESCTYAQLEEPVRYDLGKVLRRTVD
- the ligD gene encoding non-homologous end-joining DNA ligase, which codes for MGGTKGAGPASGAEGAGSARGAKGAGGAAVEIEAGGRTVRLSHPDKVYFPERGFTKLDVARYYLAVGDGIARALHDRPTTLERYPDGVTGESFFQKRAPKNKPDWLPTAHITFPSGRSADEICPTGIAAVIWAANLGCLTFHPWPVRRDRPDHPDELRIDLDPQPGTDYEDAVRAARELHGLLDELGLRGWPKTSGGRGLHVYVPIEPRWTFTEVRRAAIAIGRELARRMPDEVTTAWWKEERGARIFVDYNQMARDRTIASAYSVRPRPQATVSAPLRWDELDDARPADFDLATMPARYAERGDVHADMADHAFGLERVFALAERDTELGDLPYPPDHPKAPGEPTRVQPSRARH
- a CDS encoding PucR family transcriptional regulator, with the translated sequence MSMPLYLTDLLARADLNLSVTGDPAPGLLDRTIEAATVSDLLHPGEWLQGGELLMTIGLLLPMEPADCRAYVADVAAGGAAALALGLGHGLPYQAAPQPLVDAAQEAGLPLLTVPDEVPFIAVTKAVFEARAHEERQVLQRAFATQRRLTAAATDNGLRPMLAEWTAATGVGAAVLDPLGRLLASGGPDAEPLLDDARDLIDRVASRGLRGSAASTAGGRQLEVQPLGARRLRGLLLLSGGPDASARAVVPGLISLLSLELERRHLMDEPERRRRSALLAELLAEPEAGQERAAGRARDILASVGLAADRVRGVVVEAPRETAQEAAADLALAVPGGLVRVTEGGGLVEAVVGEELDVRDVLGRFAPGCPAGLGPLAAPEAVRTSLRQATGLLGLSRAAGEPVEARESQASRLLLELGDRRTLLGYADTVLGPLDLADSGEELISTLAAWLESGGSWDTTSRRLGVHRHTVRNRLDKAMALTGRRLDDADDRFDLWLATRIRRGGRV
- a CDS encoding purine-cytosine permease family protein yields the protein MAAPRVIEQRSIDYVPVRERHGKVWHQGPFWFTGNFVLTTMVTGFLGPELGLGLGMSVLAVVLGACFGTFFMAFHANQGPRMGLPQMIQSRAQFGTRGAIVPFAAVVFVYVGFNVFNVVLATEGLQTVLPGGTTLWYALIIAVAIVLAVVGHDLLHLVQRWLTYVLIAVFGVLTVGAIVQLDPGTAHAAASGGGSTWTSFLVVFSAAAGYQISYAIYVSDYSRYLPRDVSARKVIWWTYAGAAGSAVWLMSLGALLSSALPEPGAITGIRQVGNAVLPGFGTFAVVVSSVALIGITAVNAYGAMLTTTSAVDAFRTVKPTVRLRVAGITAVGVVIFTVAMLLPENYLESFNTFVLMMLYFLVPWTAVNLVDFYCVRRGHYAVTAIFDSQGGIYGRWSWRGIVSYAVGFVTMIPFFATHAYEGPAAKALGGADLSFVPGLIIGGGLYYLLNRSLDLTAEQVAVEASERELDGEPEDRESAVAQGAVSS